A portion of the Corticium candelabrum chromosome 5, ooCorCand1.1, whole genome shotgun sequence genome contains these proteins:
- the LOC134179573 gene encoding uncharacterized protein LOC134179573, which yields MGGRMLGWHFKGLADVYSRLSEEAAVDYKQLKEALLKRYNLTENGYRLKFRKSRPEPAEKPDQCIHRQKNYLKKWIMFLKCNPESAEEVANMFLREQLFEVCPKDLAVHLKEKEIASLEDLVKVADHYLTAHQRKFCTVSNAPIHQQPNTTNDDDTNATSIGEKALQQGKPSSSCYICDKPGHSAVDC from the coding sequence ATGGGAGGAAGAATGTTGGGCTGGCACTTTAAGGGCCTTGCTGACGTATACTCCCGGTTATCAGAAGAGGCAGCCGTGGATTACAAGCAATTAAAGGAGGCCCTCTTAAAGAGATACAACCTAACGGAGAATGGATACCGGCTCAAGTTTAGGAAGAGCAGACCAGAGCCTGCAGAGAAGCCTGATCAGTGTATCCATCGCCAGAAGAACtacttgaagaaatggatAATGTTTTTAAAGTGTAATCCAGAGTCAGCTGAGGAAGTTGCAAATATGTTCTTAAGAGAACAATTGTTTGAAGTATGTCCGAAGGACCTGGCGGTACATCTAAAGGAGAAGGAGATAGCGAGCCTAGAAGACCTCGTGAAGGTGGCTGATCACTACCTGACAGCGCACCAACGGAAATTTTGCACGGTGTCAAATGCTCCGATACATCAACAACCGAATACAACTAATGATGATGATACCAATGCGACTTCAATAGGAGAGAAAGCATTACAACAAGGTAAACCTTCATCCAGTTGTTATATTTGTGACAAGCCTGGTCACAGCGCAGTAGACTGCTGA
- the LOC134179574 gene encoding uncharacterized protein LOC134179574, whose protein sequence is MGVTDRQPASQSANQSVLFALGIHPTITKIQADYPEIVVLAYLDDIFLLGNEGPVLDSFANLKLSLAEESGLLIADQKCQIYSPGSTEILAPFPRAVEGSVLLGTPIGRFDFVASQCIEFAKSGSLLCQEIVSLDDPQSSMLLLRHCHTTRMNHLTRTVPPSLLKPAATIHDSITHASFSHIIGVTNTSEAQWSQAILPIRKGGFGMTSVEKISPASFLAGWVHSSAILPKRFSYIWESSQSILDNLGATGQNLKEAKQHIDSLLAGTPSTLGGVCFTDLTDQPIKLQHRITDELSTTSLQHLLDQSQDQHQAARLRSIQGPGCGSWLEAAPSSDKLAFKPSEFRLAALLRLGCPMPFKSLAPICECGKEADDYGYHFLTCKHGGGPVWQHDSVVAGWCECLKEVGLHHRKEVRDRYTNNSNRPDIVVFDAGDGSNIDLDISLSHPWSCEAFPRSSSESGCAASRREEKKKAKYLKDLLPGGSTPNFAPLVFEHFGHWGNTATDYLNTLSLRSRDSDGKCNKAEFRSYWRKKLSVILQR, encoded by the exons ATGGGTGTGACTGACAG acagccagccagtcagtcAGCCAATCAGTCAGTCCTATTTGCCTTAGGAATTCACCCTACAAtcaccaaaattcaagctgacTACCCGGAAATAGTAGTCTTAGCCTACCTGGATGACATCTTTTTGCTCGGCAATGAGGGGCCTGTACTTGATTCCTTTGCTAATCTGAAGCTTTCATTGGCTGAAGAATCTGGTTTACTGATTGCTGATCAAAAGTGTCAAATCTACTCTCCAGGGTCCACTGAAATTTTGGCTCCTTTTCCCAGAGCCGTGGAAGGATCTGTGTTACTGGGGACACCCATTGGGAGATTCGACTTTGTTGCATCACAGTGCATCGAGTTCGCCAAGTCAGGCAGCTTGCTTTGCCAAGAGATTGTGTCGCTGGATGACCCTCAGAGCTCCATGCTCCTTTTGAGGCACTGCCACACAACTCGCATGAATCATTTGACAAGAACAGTTCCTCCTTCCTTACTCAAGCCTGCGGCAACCATCCATGATAGCATAACGCATGCGTCCTTTAGTCACATCATAGGTGTCACCAATACATCTGAGGCTCAATGGTCGCAAGCCATCCTGCCCATAAGAAAAGGGGGATTCGGAATGACTTCAGTCGAAAAAATTTCACCTGCATCTTTCCTAGCAGGTTGGGTACACTCATCAGCAATACTGCCGAAAAGATTCTCATATATCTGGGAAAGCTCACAGTCAATATTAGACAATCTGGGCGCAACTGGACAGAATCTAAAAGAAGCTAAGCAGCATATCGATTCTCTCTTGGCGGGCACGCCAAGCACCCTTGGAGGGGTTTGCTTCACTGACTTAACCGATCAGCCCATCAAGCTACAACATCGCATCACGGACGAGTTATCTACAACTAGTCTTCAACACCTTCTGGATCAATCTCAGGATCAACATCAGGCTGCTCGTCTAAGGTCGAttcaaggtcctggatgtggCTCATGGCTAGAGGCAGCACCTTCCTCAGATAAGCTTGCATTTAAGCCTTCCGAATTTCGGTTAGCGGCTCTTCTGAGGCTGGGATGCCCAATGCCCTTCAAGTCCCTGGCACCTATTTGTGAGTGTGGGAAAGAAGCAGATGATTATGGATACCATTTCTTGACCTGCAAACACGGGGGTGGACCTGTATGGCAACATGACAGTGTCGTAGCAGGCTGGTGCGAGTGCCTCAAGGAGGTGGGTCTTCACCACAGAAAAGAAGTGCGAGACaggtacacaaacaatagtaaTCGACCGGACATTGTGGTTTTCGATGCTGGAGATGGTTCTAACATTGACCTTGATATTTCACTCTCCCACCCTTGGAGCTGCGAAGCTTTTCCCAGGTCGAGTAGTGAAAGTGGATGTGCTGCatccagaagagaagaaaagaagaaggcCAAATACTTAAAAGATCTTTTACCTGGAGGTTCCACCCCTAACTTTGCGCcgttagtctttgaacatttcggTCACTGGGGGAATACTGCGACAGACTACCTGAACACTTTGTCATTGCGATCAAGGGACAGCGACGGAAAATGCAACAAGGCTGAATTCCGTTCCTACTGGAGAAAAAAATTGAGTGTAATCCTACAGAGATGA
- the LOC134179575 gene encoding uncharacterized protein K02A2.6-like yields the protein MAEGLKPPQAFTTTLEAAKEWPQWRDHFTFYMTATKKDKEDEKTKVAILLTAMGGEAISVYRTFTWAADGDEDKLDCVIRAFNNYFKPKSNEIYERFLFLQRKQQPNEPFDSFYTDLLRLVETCGYHQEEKTKIIRDQIVINITADNVREKLLAESDLTLTKAVDMCRSMEATTRYIASMTSTATALKECVTDAAAVHMVKAMKQRPCHYCATNHKPKNCPAWGKQCKYCGIMNHTAEACKKAEKDRLARRQTTKETANAISPQRATPDTPENEERDHFAYCTGTTTQTSKTKAKVWNIILDIGGRGLKAKIDTGATCNILPFTAYRVLCASPPTPTEVQLTAYGGTKLDVCGKTTMEATFQGVTRRMEFIIVRENVETLIGLPSITDLGLIQQTLAVDATGDTPTAISEFKDVFKGLGRLPGEYSIKLKTNAQPVIQPARRVPFRYRQELKSQLDEMEKQGIIAKVTEATNWVSPIVLVTKPGKDKLRICIDPGALNKAIQREHYQLKTPEEIFGTLAGSQYFSTLDATSGFLQIALDKESSYLTTVATPFGRYRYCRLPFGISSAPEVFHRIVTESFADIPGVHTYVDDILVSGCSVEEHDKRLQMVLERCRELNLRLNRSKCQFRKTELKYLGHVLTSEGIKPDPEKVEAIEQFPKPQSKTDVSRLLGLVTYLSKFCPTLAETASPLRQLTQQETAWVWDSVHDRTLQHVKDLVTKAPVLRLFDPALPVRLTVDASQHGLGAAVIQEGHPVEYASRTMSSIQQKYAQIEKEMLAIQFGLTRFHQYVYGQDVIVETDHKPLLGILKKPLAEVSPRLQRMRLRCLKYNYTLEHHSGKEMVLADSLSRMPSTTPYTDYDELTEEQIDSVTEQIIPTPLGRERCTEATRQDPTMQALITYIHTGWPPTRRSVPGPIKPYWNVRHDLTEKDGIVLKGSQAVVPVTMRKTVMNSIHEGHYGIVKCIERAKTSVYWPGYTNEIHDMVASCSKCQENRSQNPKPDTKPHDVPHYPYQKVGTDLFELQGEHYLLTIDYYSKWVTIDHLQSTKAADVITILDKHFANFGIPETIFSDNGPQYANEEFRKFSRKLGFQHTTSSPGYPASNGQAERGVQTVKKMMAKMLEEGRTINDALRVLRNTPIGGDLPTPAILLQGRHLRTQLTINTETLVPHNMDADKTRQKLIAHQSQYAFYGATGNTTNSPLLPDESVRTMRGKKWVPAKVIGHHTEPQSYILRLANGRTVRRTRTHINRTTEVWDDNTMFAKYTPTGQQTNTSLSEGQPPNQPEETNVLPDTEIRSPNTESPPKSAKSPTAPASQPAVKTTRLGRISRPPRRLLEDYTT from the coding sequence ATGGCAGAAGGACTGAAACCGCCTCAAGCATTCACAACCACACTGGAAGCAGCCAAAGAATGGCCACAGTGGCGGGACCATTTTACATTCTACATGACAGCAACAAAGAAGGACAAAGAAGACGAGAAAACGAAAGTCGCAATACTACTCACGGCAATGGGAGGGGAAGCCATCTCCGTCTACCGAACATTCACTTGGGCCGCAGACGGCGACGAGGACAAACTGGACTGCGTCATTAGAGCGTTCAACAACTACTTCAAGCCTAAAAGTAATGAAATCTACGAAAGATTCCTGTTCCTGCAGAGGAAACAACAACCGAATGAGCCCTTCGACAGCTTCTACACAGATTTGCTGCGCCTGGTGGAAACCTGCGGATATCACCAAGAGGAGAAAACGAAGATCATCCGGGACCAGATTGTAATCAATATCACCGCAGACAACGTCCGCGAGAAACTGTTGGCAGAATCtgacctaaccctaaccaaaGCTGTAGACATGTGCAGGTCAATGGAAGCGACAACCCGTTACATTGCCAGTATGACATCAACCGCCACAGCCTTGAAAGAATGCGTCACCGACGCGGCGGCGGTACACATGGTGAAAGCCATGAAGCAGCGCCCTTGCCACTACTGCGcgacaaaccacaaaccaaaaaactGCCCAGCATGGggaaaacaatgcaaatattgcGGCATTATGAATCACACGGCGGAAGCATGCAAAAAGGCAGAAAAGGACAGACTAGCCcgacgacaaacaacaaaggagACGGCCAATGCGATATCGCCACAACGagccacaccagacacaccagagAACGAGGAGAGAGACCATTTCGCTTACTGCACCGGTACCACGACACAAACCAGTAAAACAAAGGCTAAAGTCTGGAACATAATACTGGACATAGGAGGGAGAGGTTTGAAAGCCAAAATCGACACAGGTGCAACGTGCAACATACTGCCATTCACTGCTTACCGCGTCCTCTGTGCTAGCCCTCCCACGCCAACAGAAGTTCAGCTAACAGCATACGGAggaacaaaattagatgtctgTGGGAAAACAACCATGGaggcaacatttcaaggaGTCACCCGCAGGATGGAATTCATCATAGTACGAGAGAACGTGGAGACGCTCATAGGATTGCCTTCCATCACTGACTTGGGACTAATACAACAGACCCTAGCAGTGGATGCAACAGGGGACACACCCACAGCTATATCAGAGTTCAAAGATGTCTTTAAAGGACTGGGACGACTACCAGGAGAGTACAGCATCAAActaaagacaaatgcacaacCAGTCATCCAACCAGCTAGAAGAGTTCCATTTAGGTACAGACAGGAACTGAAGTCACAACTGGatgaaatggagaaacaaggcATCATAGCCAAAGTAACAGAGGCTACTAATTGGGTCAGTCCCATAGTCCTTGTAACAAAGCCAGGTAAAGACAAACTAAGGATATGCATTGATCCAGGAGCGTTGAACAAGGCTATACAAAGGGAGCACTATCAATTGAAAACACCCGAAGAGATATTCGGCACGTTGGCAGGCTCACAATATTTCTCAACCCTAGATGCTACATCTGGTTTTCTACAGATTGCCCTAGACAAGGAAAGTAGCTACTTGACAACAGTGGCAACTCCTTTTGGGCGCTACCGGTATTGCCGACTACCTTTCGGAATCAGCTCTGCCCCAGAAGTGTTTCACAGAATAGTGACAGAATCCTTTGCAGACATACCTGGGGTACACACCTATGTGGATGACATCCTTGTATCAGGCTGTAGCGTAGAGGAGCACGACAAACGCCTTCAGATGGTCCTCGAAAGGTGTAGGGAGCTGAACCTTAGACTCAACCGATCCAAATGCCAGTTCAGAAAGACTGAATTAAAGTATCTGGGACATGTGCTTACATCAGAAGGGATAAAACCTGACCCAGAAAAAGTCGAGGCCATTGAGCAATTCCCAAAGCCACAGTCCAAGACAGATGTTTCAAGACTCCTGGGCCTGGTTACATATTTGTCGAAATTTTGTCCTACTTTGGCTGAGACAGCCAGCCCACTGCgacagctaacacagcagGAGACTGCATGGGTGTGGGACTCCGTTCACGACCGCACCCTACAGCATGTGAAAGATCTAGTGACAAAGGCCCCAGTACTACGACTTTTTGATCCAGCATTACCAGTGAGACTAACTGTGGACGCATCACAACATGGGTTGGGAGCAGCTGTTATTCAAGAGGGGCACCCAGTAGAATACGCGTCAAGAACAATGTCCagcatacaacagaaatatgcacaaatagagaagGAAATGCTTGCCATCCAGTTTGGACTAACAAGATTCCATCAGTATGTGTATGGACAAGATGTCATAGTGGAGACTGACCACAAGCCACTACTTGGAATACTGAAAAAGCCCCTTGCTGAAGTCAGTCCTAGGCTTCAGAGAATGCGCCTACGATGTCTCAAATACAACTACACGCTAGAGCACCATTCCGGGAAAGAAATGGTCCTGGCCGATTCTCTGAGCAGAATGCCATCTACAACACCCTATACAGACTATGATGAACTAACAGAAGAGCAAATCGACTCCGTCACAGAGCAAATCATTCCCACACCACTTGGACGTGAAAGATGTACGGAAGCGACCAGACAAGACCCTACAATGCAGGCACTCATcacttacatacacacaggatGGCCACCTACAAGGAGGAGTGTCCCGGGTCCAATCAAACCGTACTGGAATGTGAGACACGACCTAACAGAGAAAGACGGCATAGTCCTCAAAGGAAGCCAAGCTGTCGTCCCTGTGACAATGCGCAAAACGGTGATGAACAGTATACATGAGGGACACTATGGAATAGTGAAGTGTATAGAAAGGGCCAAGACGTCAGTGTACTGGCCTGGCTACACCAATGAAATACATGACATGGTAGCGAGTTGCAGCAAATGCCAAGAAAATCGAAGCCAGAACCCAAAGCCAGACACTAAACCTCATGATGTTCCACACTACCCCTACCAGAAAGTGGGAACAGACTTGTTTGAACTACAAGGGGAACATTACCTACTTACCATCGATTACTACAGCAAATGGGTGACCATAGATCACCTCCAGTCAACAAAAGCAGCTGATGTGATAACTATCCTAGACAAGCATTTTGCCAATTTTGGAATACCAGAAACAATATTCTCGGACAACGGGCCACAATACGCCAACGAAGAATTTCGCAAGTTCTCCAGGAAGCTGGGATTTCAACACACCACATCCAGTCCAGGCTACCCAGCCAGCAATGGCCAAGCGGAAAGAGGTGTccaaacagtcaagaaaatgATGGCCAAGATGTTGGAGGAGGGCCGTACAATCAATGACGCTCTAAGAGTCCTTAGGAACACACCAATAGGAGGAGACCTGCCTACTCCTGCCATCCTGCTACAGGGGAGACACCTCCGAACCcaactaacaataaatactGAGACTCTGGTTCCACATAACATGGATGCAGACAAGACCAGACAAAAACTAATCGCCCACCAATCCCAATATGCGTTCTATGGAGCCACAGGAAACACAACGAACTCACCTCTGCTTCCTGATGAAAGCGTAAGGACAATGAGAGGAAAAAAATGGGTACCAGCAAAAGTCATTGGACACCACACAGAGCCCCAATCCTACATCCTCAGACTagcaaatggacggacagtgagaagaactagaacacacataaacaggacaacagaagtgtgggatgacaacacaatgttcgCTAAGTACACTCCGAcgggacaacaaacaaacaccagccTGTCAGAAGGACAACCACCAAATCAacctgaagagacaaacgtACTGCCAGACACGGAGATCAGATCTCCGAATACAGAAAGCCCTCCAAAATCTGCCAAGTCCCCAACTGCACCTGCAAGCCAACCTGCAGTCAAAACAACAAGGCTGGGGAGGATCTCAAGACCACCACGACGCCTACTGGAGGACTACACTACGTAA
- the LOC134180062 gene encoding uncharacterized protein LOC134180062 — MATIPSDTAPQQYALQNKLVKTAKKRRNSTTEAVSQLAKLLPLPSGTNKEKLKTNHILRLAVSYIRMKQLIQGSIMPLYGKERGKKSCNMRRTTAPLQGVSLAKKRRLHMSQSLQLPSGDVLNVSGYN; from the exons ATGGCGACCATCCCTAGCGACACTGCTCCTCAACA GTATGCGCTTCAAAACAAACTCGTTAAGACAGCCAAGAAACGTCGTAACTCAACAACTGAAGCTGTTTCTCAGCTAGCAAAACTTCTCCCATTACCTTCAGGAACTAACAAAGAGAAGTTGAAAACGAATCACATTCTCCGGCTTGCTGTTAGCTACATTCGAATGAAGCAATTGATTCAAGGCAGTATAATGCCGTTGTATGGCAAGGAAAGGGGGAAGAAAAGTTGCAATATGAGAAGAACTACTGCACCTCTTCAAGGTGTTTCATTGGCAAAGAAGAGGAGACTACATATGTCCCAGTCATTGCAACTGCCATCAGGGGATGTTCTCAATGTCAGTGGTTACAATTGA